From one Bacteroides eggerthii genomic stretch:
- the gnd gene encoding decarboxylating NADP(+)-dependent phosphogluconate dehydrogenase: MKNLNKTDIGLIGLAVMGENLALNMADKGWQVSVYNRTVPGVEEGVVERFMNGRARGKRIQGYTDMALFVESIATPRKIMMMVRAGNAVDELMEQLFPLLSPGDILIDGGNSNYEDTNRRVALAEEKGFRFVGAGVSGGEEGALNGASIMPGGSVSAWEEVKPVLQSIAAKASDGTPCCQWVGPAGSGHFVKMIHNGIEYGDMQLISEAYWLMKNLLKLGNEEMSSVFSYWNEGKLRSYLIEITANILQHKDKSGGFLIDKILDVAGQKGTGKWSVVNAMELGMPLGLIATAVFERSLSAQKNLREAASRHFVCRHTDVVYNKSEMVKDIYSALYASKLVSYAQGFAVLQRASEAFGWQLNLASIARMWRGGCIIRSVFLNDIAAAFEQNEKPQHLLLAPYFSNEMKQLLPGWKHLVAQAMKEELPVPAFSSALNYFYSLVSVKLPANMIQAQRDYFGAHTFERVDELRGQFFHENWTGHGGDTKSGTYNV, from the coding sequence ATGAAGAACTTAAATAAAACAGACATTGGACTGATAGGCCTGGCCGTTATGGGCGAAAATCTGGCTCTGAACATGGCTGATAAAGGCTGGCAGGTTTCAGTCTATAACCGTACGGTTCCGGGAGTGGAAGAAGGCGTGGTTGAGCGTTTTATGAACGGGAGAGCACGCGGAAAAAGAATTCAGGGATATACGGACATGGCTCTTTTCGTGGAGTCCATTGCCACTCCACGTAAAATAATGATGATGGTTCGTGCCGGCAATGCCGTAGACGAGCTGATGGAGCAACTATTCCCTTTGCTGTCGCCGGGGGATATACTGATAGACGGGGGAAACTCCAATTACGAGGATACCAACCGCCGCGTGGCGCTGGCTGAAGAGAAAGGCTTCCGCTTTGTTGGAGCAGGTGTTTCCGGTGGTGAGGAAGGCGCCTTGAACGGTGCTTCCATCATGCCGGGAGGCTCTGTAAGTGCATGGGAAGAAGTAAAGCCTGTTCTACAAAGCATTGCCGCTAAAGCATCGGATGGAACGCCATGTTGCCAATGGGTGGGGCCGGCTGGATCCGGTCATTTTGTCAAGATGATTCACAATGGCATTGAGTATGGTGATATGCAGCTTATTTCTGAGGCCTATTGGCTGATGAAGAATCTCCTGAAACTGGGCAATGAAGAAATGTCTTCCGTCTTTTCCTATTGGAACGAGGGCAAGTTGCGCAGCTATCTCATTGAAATCACTGCCAACATACTGCAACATAAAGATAAATCGGGCGGTTTCCTGATAGACAAAATATTGGACGTTGCCGGACAAAAGGGTACGGGCAAATGGTCGGTGGTCAATGCTATGGAACTGGGCATGCCGTTGGGACTGATTGCTACGGCGGTCTTTGAACGGAGCCTCTCGGCGCAGAAGAATTTGCGTGAGGCAGCATCCAGGCACTTTGTCTGTCGGCATACGGATGTGGTATATAACAAGTCGGAAATGGTGAAGGACATCTATTCTGCACTGTATGCATCCAAACTGGTGTCCTATGCACAAGGGTTCGCTGTATTGCAGCGTGCTTCCGAGGCTTTCGGATGGCAGCTCAATTTGGCTTCCATTGCCCGCATGTGGCGGGGCGGTTGCATCATCCGCAGCGTATTCCTTAATGATATCGCCGCAGCTTTCGAACAGAACGAGAAGCCGCAGCATCTTCTTCTTGCCCCTTATTTCAGCAATGAGATGAAACAGTTGCTTCCCGGTTGGAAGCATCTGGTGGCACAGGCCATGAAAGAGGAACTTCCGGTTCCCGCCTTTTCGTCGGCATTGAACTATTTCTATTCATTGGTTTCCGTCAAGCTGCCGGCAAACATGATTCAGGCACAACGCGATTACTTTGGCGCGCACACCTTTGAGCGTGTAGATGAATTGCGCGGACAATTCTTTCATGAAAACTGGACCGGACATGGCGGAGATACAAAGTCGGGAACATATAATGTGTAG
- the gmd gene encoding GDP-mannose 4,6-dehydratase: MKKALISGITGQDGSFLAEFLLQKGYEVHGIMRRSSSFNTGRIEHLYFDEWVRDMKQKRTINLHYGDMTDSSSLIRIIQQVQPDEIYNLAAQSHVKVSFDVPEYTAETDAVGTLRMLEAVRILGLEKKTKIYQASTSELFGKVQEVPQKETTPFYPRSPYGVAKQYGFWITKNYRESYGMFAVNGILFNHESERRGETFVTRKITLAAARIAQGFQDKLYLGNLDARRDWGYARDYVECMWLILQHDTPEDFVIATGEMHTVREFATLAFEEVGIPLRWEGAGINEKGIDTRTGKVLVEVDPKYFRPSEVEQLLGDPTKAKTLLGWNPQQTSFEELVRIMAAHDMKFVKKLHARSKEEE, encoded by the coding sequence ATGAAGAAAGCTCTAATTTCCGGAATCACCGGGCAGGACGGTTCGTTCCTTGCAGAATTCCTGTTGCAAAAGGGATATGAAGTACATGGCATTATGCGGCGCTCATCATCTTTCAATACAGGCCGCATCGAGCATCTGTACTTTGACGAATGGGTACGTGACATGAAGCAGAAACGCACCATTAATTTGCACTACGGAGATATGACGGACAGCAGCTCGCTTATCCGCATCATCCAGCAGGTACAACCGGACGAGATATATAATCTTGCCGCACAAAGCCACGTAAAAGTTTCCTTTGACGTGCCCGAATATACCGCCGAGACAGATGCCGTAGGCACATTGCGTATGCTTGAAGCAGTACGTATCTTAGGACTGGAAAAGAAAACAAAGATATATCAGGCATCCACTTCCGAACTGTTCGGCAAAGTACAGGAAGTGCCCCAAAAGGAGACGACTCCTTTCTATCCGCGCAGCCCGTATGGCGTAGCCAAGCAATACGGTTTCTGGATTACGAAGAACTACCGCGAAAGCTACGGCATGTTCGCCGTCAACGGTATCCTCTTCAACCATGAGAGCGAACGGCGTGGAGAAACTTTCGTGACGCGTAAGATTACACTGGCTGCCGCACGCATAGCGCAAGGTTTTCAGGATAAGCTGTATTTGGGAAACCTCGATGCACGCCGCGACTGGGGATATGCCCGCGATTATGTGGAATGCATGTGGCTCATCCTCCAACATGATACGCCGGAGGACTTTGTGATTGCTACCGGAGAGATGCACACCGTACGCGAGTTCGCCACACTGGCTTTTGAAGAAGTAGGCATACCGTTGCGTTGGGAAGGTGCAGGAATAAACGAAAAAGGCATCGACACCCGAACCGGTAAAGTGCTGGTTGAGGTAGATCCCAAATATTTCCGCCCGTCCGAAGTGGAGCAACTGCTGGGCGATCCCACCAAAGCCAAAACCTTGCTGGGTTGGAACCCGCAGCAGACAAGTTTTGAGGAGCTGGTAAGAATCATGGCTGCACACGACATGAAGTTCGTAAAGAAGTTGCATGCCCGTTCAAAAGAAGAAGAATAA
- a CDS encoding GDP-L-fucose synthase family protein produces the protein MMEKNAKIYIAGHHGLVGSAIWKNLQEKGYTNLIGKTHKELDLLDGVAVRRFFDEEQPEYVFLAAAFVGGIMANSIYRADFIYKNLQIQQNVIGESFRHNVKKLLFLGSTCIYPRDAEQPMKEDVLLTSPLEYTNEPYAIAKIAGLKMCESFNLQYGTNYIAVMPTNLYGPNDNFDLERSHVLPAMIRKVHLAHCLQQGNWDAVRLDMNQRPVEGISGSNSNAEILDILAKYGISDKEVKLWGTGTPLREFLWSEEMADASVFVMEHVDFKDTYKPGDKDVRNCHINIGTGKEITIRQLAELIVDTVGYQGKLTFDSTKPDGTMRKLTDPSKLHALGWHHKIDIEEGVQRMYRWYLGND, from the coding sequence ATCATGGAAAAAAATGCCAAAATATACATTGCAGGACATCATGGACTGGTAGGTTCTGCTATCTGGAAAAACCTGCAAGAAAAGGGTTACACCAACCTTATAGGAAAAACCCATAAAGAGCTTGATTTGCTGGACGGAGTTGCCGTACGCCGTTTCTTCGATGAAGAACAGCCGGAATATGTATTCCTTGCCGCCGCTTTCGTGGGCGGCATCATGGCAAACAGCATCTATCGTGCAGATTTCATCTACAAGAATCTCCAAATACAACAAAACGTCATTGGCGAGAGTTTCCGTCACAACGTGAAGAAACTGCTGTTCTTAGGCAGCACCTGCATCTATCCGCGCGATGCCGAACAGCCGATGAAGGAAGATGTCCTGCTCACCTCACCGTTGGAATACACCAATGAGCCGTATGCCATTGCCAAGATTGCCGGACTGAAGATGTGTGAAAGTTTCAATCTGCAATACGGAACGAACTACATCGCCGTAATGCCCACCAACCTCTACGGTCCCAACGACAATTTCGATCTGGAGCGCAGCCACGTGCTTCCCGCCATGATCCGTAAGGTGCATCTGGCGCACTGCCTGCAACAGGGCAACTGGGATGCCGTACGCCTTGACATGAACCAGCGTCCCGTAGAAGGTATCAGCGGCAGCAACAGCAACGCAGAAATACTGGACATACTTGCCAAATACGGCATCAGCGACAAGGAAGTCAAACTCTGGGGAACCGGCACGCCACTGCGCGAATTCCTCTGGAGCGAAGAAATGGCAGATGCCAGTGTATTCGTCATGGAGCACGTAGACTTCAAAGACACCTACAAGCCCGGTGATAAAGATGTTCGCAACTGCCACATCAACATCGGCACAGGCAAGGAAATCACGATCCGCCAACTGGCCGAACTGATTGTGGACACCGTAGGTTATCAGGGAAAACTCACGTTCGACAGTACCAAACCCGACGGCACCATGCGCAAACTCACCGATCCAAGCAAACTGCACGCATTGGGCTGGCATCACAAGATAGACATTGAGGAAGGCGTGCAACGAATGTACCGGTGGTACTTGGGCAACGATTAA
- a CDS encoding long-chain fatty acid--CoA ligase, whose protein sequence is MEQSFIAYIENSIKANWDLDALTDYKGATLQYKDVARKIEKLHIIFEASGIRKGDKIAVCGRNSSHWGVTFLATLTYGAVIVPILHEFKADNVHNIVNHSEAKLLFVGDQVWENLNESAMPLLEGIFMMTDFTLLVSRNERVTYAREHLNEMFGKKFPKNFRKEHIDYHKDQPEELAVINYTSGTTSYSKGVMLPYRSLWSNTKFAFEVLPLKAGDKLVCMLPMAHMYGLAFEFLYEFSVGCHIYYLTRMPSPKIIFQAFADVKPNLIVAVPLIIEKIIKKSVLPKLETPTMKLLLKVPIINDKIKATVREQMIQAFGGNFAAVIVGGAAFNQEVEQFLRMIDFPYTVGYGMTECGPIICYEDWTRFKPGSCGKAAPRMEVKILSPDPENIPGEIVCRGPNAMLGYYKNEEATEQVVDKEGWLHTGDLALMDAEGNVTIKGRSKNMLLGPSGQNIYPEEIEDKLNNLPYVAESIIVQQNEKLVGLVYPDFDDAFAHGLTNDDIERVMEENRVALNAELPAYSQVSKMKIYPEEFEKTPKKSIKRFLYQEAKG, encoded by the coding sequence ATGGAACAAAGTTTTATCGCCTATATAGAGAATAGTATCAAAGCAAACTGGGATCTGGATGCCCTGACCGACTATAAAGGAGCAACCTTGCAATATAAGGATGTAGCCCGGAAAATAGAAAAGCTGCATATCATTTTTGAAGCAAGCGGCATCAGGAAAGGCGATAAGATCGCCGTCTGCGGACGCAACAGTTCACACTGGGGAGTAACATTCCTCGCCACGCTGACGTATGGCGCGGTCATCGTACCCATTCTTCACGAATTCAAGGCGGACAATGTGCACAACATCGTCAATCACTCCGAAGCCAAGCTCCTTTTCGTAGGAGACCAAGTATGGGAAAACCTCAATGAAAGCGCCATGCCCCTGCTGGAAGGCATTTTCATGATGACGGACTTCACCCTGCTCGTGTCGCGTAACGAACGTGTCACCTATGCCCGCGAGCACCTCAATGAGATGTTCGGCAAGAAATTCCCCAAGAACTTCCGCAAAGAGCATATCGACTATCACAAAGACCAGCCCGAAGAACTGGCGGTCATCAACTATACCTCCGGCACAACCAGCTACTCGAAAGGCGTCATGCTCCCCTATCGCAGCCTGTGGTCCAACACCAAATTCGCCTTTGAAGTGCTGCCGCTGAAAGCCGGTGACAAGCTGGTATGCATGTTGCCAATGGCACACATGTACGGACTTGCATTTGAGTTCCTGTATGAGTTTTCTGTGGGTTGCCACATCTATTACCTCACCCGCATGCCAAGCCCGAAGATCATCTTCCAAGCCTTTGCCGACGTGAAGCCCAACCTCATTGTGGCCGTACCGCTCATCATCGAAAAGATCATCAAGAAGAGCGTATTGCCCAAGTTGGAAACGCCCACCATGAAACTGTTGCTGAAAGTGCCTATCATCAACGACAAGATAAAAGCCACCGTACGCGAACAGATGATACAAGCCTTCGGCGGTAATTTTGCGGCAGTCATTGTAGGCGGTGCGGCCTTCAATCAGGAAGTGGAACAATTCCTGCGCATGATAGACTTCCCCTACACAGTAGGTTACGGCATGACGGAATGTGGCCCCATCATCTGCTACGAGGATTGGACACGCTTCAAACCCGGTTCTTGCGGTAAGGCAGCTCCCCGCATGGAAGTGAAAATCCTCTCTCCCGACCCAGAGAACATCCCCGGTGAGATTGTTTGCCGCGGTCCCAATGCCATGTTGGGTTACTACAAGAATGAAGAAGCCACCGAACAGGTGGTGGACAAAGAAGGCTGGCTGCACACCGGCGACCTTGCCTTGATGGATGCCGAAGGCAATGTCACCATCAAGGGACGCAGCAAAAACATGCTCCTCGGTCCAAGCGGACAAAACATCTACCCCGAAGAGATAGAAGATAAGTTGAACAACCTGCCCTACGTGGCCGAAAGCATCATTGTGCAGCAAAACGAGAAACTCGTCGGACTGGTATATCCCGATTTCGATGATGCCTTTGCCCATGGGCTCACCAACGATGACATAGAACGTGTCATGGAAGAGAATCGTGTGGCTCTGAACGCAGAATTGCCCGCTTACAGCCAGGTATCAAAAATGAAGATATATCCTGAGGAATTTGAGAAAACGCCGAAAAAATCCATTAAACGTTTCTTATACCAAGAAGCAAAAGGATAA
- a CDS encoding LA_2272 family surface repeat-containing protein: MKRIFSFICLSLLLAGTVVYAQTDKLRPARKERAGINLSLWKNLATQRTDTVGSTFLNLGIFSAMNRLNGLGVNVLGSVTGRDMNGVQFSGISNIVGGSMRGIQVAGITNINGDNLCGLSVSGLVGITGNHAQGVVFSGLANIAGDNSNGVIIGGLLNITGEKTGGVQLAGLANISGGDFAGVTTSGLLNVVGNNMKGIQISGLGNITGGTATGIQLAPLNVAVRAKGLQIGLVNYYKEKLDGFQLGLVNANPDTQVQMMLFGGNATKLNMAARFKNELFYTILGGGTHYLDFSDKFSGALFYRAGLELPLYKQLFISGDLGYQHVETFKNKDYGFPARLYSLQTRINLEYRLTERLGVFVTGGYGWDRYYNRNANFDKGVIVEGGIVLFKY; encoded by the coding sequence ATGAAACGTATATTCTCATTCATCTGCCTGTCCTTGCTTTTAGCAGGGACAGTTGTTTATGCTCAAACAGACAAGCTCCGCCCAGCCCGCAAGGAAAGAGCAGGCATCAACCTCTCTCTTTGGAAGAACCTTGCCACACAACGTACGGACACAGTAGGGAGCACATTCCTCAATCTCGGTATCTTCTCTGCCATGAACCGCCTGAACGGTTTGGGAGTAAACGTATTGGGTTCCGTTACGGGCAGAGACATGAACGGTGTGCAATTCTCCGGCATATCCAATATAGTAGGCGGAAGTATGCGAGGCATACAGGTAGCAGGCATAACCAATATCAACGGTGACAATCTCTGCGGCCTGTCCGTTTCCGGCCTTGTAGGCATCACAGGCAATCATGCGCAGGGAGTGGTATTCTCCGGTCTGGCCAACATTGCAGGCGACAACAGTAACGGAGTCATCATAGGCGGCCTGCTGAACATCACCGGCGAAAAGACCGGCGGTGTGCAGCTTGCAGGACTTGCCAACATTTCGGGCGGTGATTTCGCGGGTGTCACCACATCCGGCCTGCTGAACGTGGTAGGCAACAATATGAAAGGGATTCAGATCTCCGGTTTAGGGAACATCACAGGCGGAACGGCTACCGGCATTCAACTTGCCCCCCTAAACGTGGCTGTCCGCGCCAAAGGGCTCCAGATAGGTTTAGTGAACTATTACAAAGAGAAGCTGGACGGGTTTCAGCTGGGACTGGTCAATGCCAATCCCGACACCCAAGTGCAGATGATGCTTTTTGGCGGCAACGCCACCAAGCTGAATATGGCCGCCCGCTTCAAGAACGAGCTGTTCTACACCATTCTCGGCGGCGGTACGCATTACCTCGATTTCAGCGACAAATTCTCCGGTGCACTCTTCTACCGCGCCGGCTTGGAACTGCCTCTTTACAAGCAACTATTCATCAGCGGCGATTTAGGCTACCAGCATGTAGAGACCTTCAAGAACAAAGATTACGGTTTTCCGGCACGCCTCTACTCTCTCCAGACCCGCATAAACCTTGAATACCGCCTGACGGAACGCTTGGGTGTGTTCGTGACCGGCGGTTACGGCTGGGACAGGTATTACAACCGAAATGCCAACTTCGACAAAGGAGTGATTGTGGAAGGCGGTATAGTATTATTCAAATACTAA